Proteins encoded within one genomic window of Rossellomorea vietnamensis:
- a CDS encoding spore coat protein CotJB: MKQLPAHYYEVMEELQTVDFVIVELTLYLDTHPEDYEAIKQYNEYVRMRKKIKKKFEKEFGPLTGFGYSYSNYPWDWKDAPWPWQV, translated from the coding sequence ATGAAGCAGCTTCCGGCTCATTATTACGAAGTGATGGAGGAACTTCAGACCGTTGATTTCGTCATCGTCGAACTGACCTTATACTTAGACACTCATCCAGAAGATTACGAGGCGATCAAACAGTACAACGAATACGTACGGATGAGGAAAAAAATCAAAAAGAAATTCGAAAAGGAATTCGGTCCCTTGACCGGGTTCGGGTACAGCTATTCAAACTATCCGTGGGACTGGAAAGACGCCCCTTGGCCATGGCAGGTCTAA
- a CDS encoding ABC transporter permease subunit, with the protein MKQLKQSGLEAVLIIIGIILVSATSGLFTTQAFSLVTYGQELMEVCKELVEPHHLVYTNPVSHIERPLFPIILKAFLSSARIFFLALGMALTGSILLMILYFSVGKKIRKGVEGVAFFIASLPDIFVIGILQLSVIWFFKQSGILLLDVASLGENQVILFPAITLSILPTFFFLGSMVSFLKEEEGLPYVELAKGKGLGRFRIMFIHMMRNVLVSLTYHGKQIIWMMLSNLLILEYLFNVFGVTSFLFSYNTPAIFAVTSIMLFVPLYLLLKLMQFVISRKIGREMSL; encoded by the coding sequence ATGAAACAACTCAAACAATCCGGCCTTGAAGCCGTTCTCATTATCATCGGAATCATTCTCGTCAGTGCCACATCCGGCCTGTTCACAACTCAGGCGTTTTCCCTCGTTACCTATGGACAGGAACTGATGGAGGTATGCAAGGAGCTAGTCGAGCCTCACCATCTGGTCTATACGAACCCCGTCTCGCATATCGAACGTCCGCTATTTCCCATCATCCTGAAAGCGTTCCTGAGCAGTGCACGTATCTTTTTCCTGGCACTCGGTATGGCGTTAACGGGTTCCATCTTACTGATGATCCTTTATTTTTCAGTGGGGAAAAAGATCCGGAAAGGGGTGGAAGGTGTCGCTTTCTTTATCGCGTCTCTTCCTGATATTTTTGTGATCGGGATCCTTCAACTATCGGTCATCTGGTTCTTTAAACAATCCGGTATTCTGCTCCTCGATGTAGCATCCCTGGGCGAAAATCAGGTCATCCTGTTCCCGGCCATCACGCTCTCGATCCTGCCGACGTTCTTTTTTCTCGGATCTATGGTGTCTTTTTTGAAGGAAGAAGAGGGGCTTCCCTATGTGGAGCTTGCGAAGGGGAAGGGTCTCGGCCGATTCCGGATCATGTTCATTCATATGATGCGGAATGTGCTCGTCAGCCTAACCTATCACGGCAAGCAGATCATCTGGATGATGCTGTCGAACCTATTAATCCTGGAATACTTATTCAATGTGTTCGGGGTCACGTCGTTTCTCTTTTCCTATAACACACCTGCGATCTTCGCGGTTACGTCGATCATGCTATTCGTTCCCCTCTATCTCCTTTTAAAATTGATGCAGTTTGTGATCTCGAGAAAAATAGGAAGGGAGATGAGTCTATGA
- a CDS encoding YbaN family protein, whose product MTLKKMKSILFMLLGFIALACGVAGTVLPVLPGGPFYLLAVYFFSKSSKRVDAWFKNTYIYKKYVVSFLEKKGMTLKEKIRINLTADFFILLSILYVDILAVRIILIGLALYKHYYFIKKIKTIPPQSYQVEESQ is encoded by the coding sequence ATGACATTGAAAAAGATGAAAAGCATCCTGTTCATGCTGCTCGGGTTCATAGCCCTGGCGTGCGGGGTTGCCGGAACAGTCCTGCCTGTCCTGCCGGGTGGACCGTTTTACCTGCTGGCGGTTTACTTCTTTTCCAAGAGCTCAAAGCGCGTGGACGCCTGGTTTAAAAACACGTATATCTACAAAAAATACGTGGTCTCCTTTCTCGAAAAAAAGGGCATGACCCTGAAAGAAAAAATCAGGATCAATCTGACCGCAGACTTCTTTATCCTGCTTTCCATCCTGTATGTCGACATCCTTGCTGTCCGGATCATCCTCATCGGACTCGCATTATATAAACATTATTATTTTATCAAGAAAATCAAGACGATCCCTCCGCAGTCGTACCAAGTGGAGGAGAGCCAGTGA
- a CDS encoding glutathione ABC transporter substrate-binding protein, with protein sequence MKNKSRFIMIVLAVLLVMSGCSTNMGANSGGQEDGQASKKQDQLVIVRQSDVENLDHHFMSTINAASVTHGKIYEGLVGRDKNAKIKPLLAKEWEQLDDTTWEFKLRDDVTFHDGTPFNAEAVKKTFDRLIDPKVASPRAVVFKMVKEVKVIDDHTLQILLTEPFSPLLSILASHEGGIISPKTIDKYGKDIIQEPVGTGPFVFESWETGKEITFHKNDSYWGDEPNVSEVVFKVVPEETTRISMLETGEAHIAEPLSVNMMDSVKASANVEVYRSEGFGTEYVGFNVQKEPFNDVRVRKAISHAVEMDSIMKGVFNNIGKKANSLLGSKVFGYHPDMKAYDYNVNEAKKLLAEAGYPDGFKTTLLTMDSKERISLAEVMQSQLKGIGIDLDIQIQEYGTFVEQATSGNSEMFIISWRNATGDADYNQYNLFHSDSSGPAGNTFFYGNDEVDQLIEEARSEKDQEKRIELYAKSQELEMKDAVYIPVRVIENMAAVRKGVKDFSISPAGYMEINKIRID encoded by the coding sequence ATGAAAAATAAGAGTAGATTCATAATGATCGTTCTGGCCGTATTACTTGTAATGAGCGGATGTTCCACCAACATGGGGGCCAATTCCGGTGGTCAGGAGGATGGACAGGCTTCCAAGAAACAGGACCAGCTGGTCATCGTCCGCCAATCCGATGTGGAGAACCTTGACCATCATTTCATGTCTACCATCAATGCAGCCAGTGTGACACACGGTAAAATTTATGAGGGGCTTGTGGGCAGGGATAAAAATGCCAAAATCAAGCCCCTCCTTGCAAAAGAGTGGGAACAGCTTGATGATACCACATGGGAGTTCAAACTAAGGGACGATGTCACATTTCATGATGGAACACCGTTTAACGCAGAAGCAGTGAAGAAAACATTTGACCGGTTGATTGATCCAAAGGTGGCTTCCCCTCGGGCAGTCGTATTCAAAATGGTCAAAGAAGTCAAAGTCATCGATGATCATACCCTTCAGATTCTTTTAACAGAGCCTTTTTCTCCCCTTTTATCCATCTTGGCGAGTCATGAAGGGGGGATTATCAGTCCAAAGACCATAGACAAATATGGAAAAGACATTATCCAAGAGCCGGTTGGAACAGGTCCTTTTGTATTTGAATCATGGGAAACGGGAAAAGAAATTACCTTTCATAAAAACGATTCCTATTGGGGTGATGAACCAAATGTCAGTGAGGTCGTATTCAAGGTAGTACCGGAAGAGACAACGCGAATTTCCATGCTTGAAACGGGTGAAGCCCATATCGCTGAACCTTTATCTGTCAATATGATGGATTCAGTGAAGGCTTCTGCTAACGTAGAAGTTTACCGCAGTGAAGGCTTTGGGACTGAGTACGTTGGGTTTAACGTACAGAAAGAACCGTTTAATGATGTCCGTGTCCGGAAAGCCATTTCCCATGCAGTCGAAATGGATTCCATCATGAAAGGCGTCTTTAACAATATTGGAAAAAAAGCGAATTCCTTATTAGGCTCTAAAGTCTTCGGCTATCATCCAGATATGAAAGCATATGACTATAATGTCAATGAAGCGAAGAAACTCCTTGCAGAAGCTGGTTATCCTGATGGATTCAAAACTACACTACTCACCATGGACAGTAAAGAAAGAATCAGCCTGGCAGAAGTCATGCAATCCCAGCTCAAAGGAATTGGAATCGATCTTGACATTCAGATCCAGGAGTATGGAACCTTTGTCGAGCAAGCCACAAGCGGCAACTCAGAAATGTTCATCATCAGCTGGAGAAACGCAACCGGCGATGCCGACTATAACCAATACAACCTCTTCCACAGCGATTCCAGCGGCCCGGCCGGTAATACCTTCTTCTATGGCAATGATGAGGTCGACCAACTGATCGAAGAAGCACGCTCTGAAAAAGATCAAGAGAAGAGAATCGAGCTTTACGCGAAATCCCAGGAACTGGAGATGAAAGATGCAGTCTATATCCCGGTTCGAGTGATTGAGAATATGGCTGCCGTTCGAAAAGGCGTGAAGGATTTCTCCATTAGCCCTGCAGGTTATATGGAGATCAATAAGATTAGAATAGATTGA
- a CDS encoding manganese catalase family protein — protein sequence MWVYEKKLQYPVRVSTCNPKLAKFLIEQYGGADGELAAALRYLNQRYTIPDKVIGLLTDIGTEEFAHLEMIATMVYKLIKDATPQQMKDAGLDANYVNHDNGIFYQNASGVPFTASYIQAKGDPIADLYEDIAAEEKARATYQWIINMSDDPDLNDGLRFLREREIIHSQRFREAVEILKDERDRKVFF from the coding sequence ATGTGGGTGTATGAAAAAAAACTTCAATATCCTGTACGGGTCAGTACATGTAATCCGAAGCTGGCGAAATTTCTGATCGAGCAATACGGCGGCGCGGACGGAGAACTGGCAGCAGCCCTTAGATATTTAAATCAGCGTTACACGATTCCCGATAAGGTCATCGGTTTACTGACCGACATCGGGACCGAGGAATTCGCCCATTTGGAAATGATCGCCACCATGGTGTATAAACTCATCAAAGACGCCACACCGCAGCAAATGAAAGATGCGGGTCTCGATGCGAACTATGTAAATCACGACAATGGCATTTTTTATCAAAATGCGTCCGGTGTCCCCTTCACAGCCTCCTATATCCAGGCAAAAGGTGACCCGATTGCAGACCTATACGAAGACATTGCTGCCGAAGAAAAAGCGAGAGCCACATATCAATGGATCATCAATATGAGCGATGACCCGGACCTGAACGACGGACTGCGTTTCTTGAGGGAACGGGAAATCATCCATTCCCAGCGTTTCCGGGAAGCGGTGGAAATATTGAAGGATGAGCGTGATCGGAAGGTGTTTTTTTAA
- a CDS encoding spore coat associated protein CotJA, translating to MHTNYKVYHPYVSPFDPCPPITQKVYSTPPNLYMGFQPANLEQFTPREALRNGTLWKAFYDPYYSPYETSGDGDS from the coding sequence TTGCATACGAACTATAAAGTGTATCATCCATACGTAAGTCCCTTTGATCCTTGTCCGCCGATCACGCAGAAGGTGTATTCGACACCGCCTAATCTCTATATGGGATTCCAGCCTGCAAATCTAGAGCAGTTCACCCCGAGGGAGGCACTGCGCAACGGAACGCTCTGGAAGGCGTTCTACGATCCTTACTACAGCCCATATGAAACGAGTGGGGATGGTGACTCATGA
- a CDS encoding ABC transporter permease, with protein MRKWNRYHVTISICLLFIVVLVGWSMIFYLTDAKIPNTYILYDDEANIIGDAPFPPSADFPFGTDREGDHLFYKVLEGAQYTIGAAILISLLSFILSFAVGVMGGFTTSRAKKWTQSIFTSFYFIPQSIIAFNMLYPLLWEPRQGFETSFTERVIWQSIALAVIMAPTTAILLSNETRQILDKEFVTCARVLGGSKTFLFKNHVLPHLKPRLFIIFPKIMIQALLIIAHLGFFDLFFGGTDVCYGPMCPPPQPFVQEWASIMSMSYVELTNAWWIFMIPMFFFALTILSLTGIARGLEGLLEEDEVKAGSVEKKKAERKENGALVESDFILLDQGVDRSG; from the coding sequence ATGAGAAAGTGGAATCGGTATCACGTCACCATCAGCATCTGTTTACTATTCATCGTCGTGCTCGTCGGGTGGAGCATGATCTTTTATCTGACCGATGCCAAAATCCCGAATACATATATCCTCTACGATGATGAGGCAAATATCATCGGCGACGCTCCGTTCCCTCCTTCAGCCGACTTTCCGTTCGGGACGGACCGGGAAGGGGATCACTTGTTTTACAAAGTATTGGAGGGGGCGCAGTATACCATTGGCGCCGCCATCCTGATTTCCCTTCTCAGCTTCATCCTGTCCTTTGCCGTCGGGGTGATGGGAGGGTTTACGACATCACGGGCGAAGAAGTGGACGCAATCGATTTTCACGTCCTTCTATTTCATCCCGCAATCGATCATCGCCTTCAATATGCTTTACCCCTTGCTATGGGAACCCAGGCAAGGGTTCGAGACAAGTTTCACCGAACGGGTCATTTGGCAGTCCATCGCCCTGGCCGTAATCATGGCTCCGACAACGGCGATTCTCTTATCCAACGAAACACGGCAGATTCTCGACAAAGAATTTGTGACGTGTGCCCGGGTCCTTGGTGGAAGCAAGACTTTCCTGTTCAAGAATCATGTGCTTCCACACTTGAAGCCGCGGCTCTTTATCATTTTTCCTAAAATCATGATCCAGGCGCTTCTCATCATCGCCCACCTCGGATTCTTCGACCTATTCTTCGGTGGGACCGATGTGTGCTACGGACCCATGTGCCCGCCTCCGCAACCTTTCGTACAGGAATGGGCGAGCATCATGTCCATGAGCTATGTCGAATTGACCAACGCCTGGTGGATCTTTATGATCCCGATGTTCTTCTTCGCCCTGACGATCCTGTCATTGACGGGGATTGCGAGGGGACTTGAGGGATTGTTGGAGGAGGATGAGGTGAAGGCGGGTTCGGTTGAGAAGAAGAAGGCTGAGCGCAAGGAGAACGGTGCTTTGGTGGAGAGTGATTTTATTTTGTTAGACCAGGGTGTTGATAGGAGTGGATGA